A segment of the Juglans regia cultivar Chandler chromosome 15, Walnut 2.0, whole genome shotgun sequence genome:
CCATGTCATGATCGGAGACTGCTTTTCCAACTGCAGCTTCATCGATTTTGGAACCAACTCTGTGGATTTGCATCTCCCTATTCCTCAAATAAGGGCGTGGACGGCTTGAATTGTTGCTTGGACTTGCTGGCCTAAGTGTTTCCTTCCTCAGAGATGATGGCACAGAACTTACTGTATTAGACCTCGAGCCAACCATACGCTTTGAATGACTTTCTATAGGTGTGTTTGTCAAAAATGATCCATATCTATCACCATTGTATCTCCAGCTTGGAGAAGGTGACCTCTGAATTCTGTTTGGTACAGAATATGCAGGACTCGACCCCTCGGTCTCCCTCCGAAAACTCTTCTGCCGTGGTAGAGGTGTTGGTGAGCTTGACCGGACTCTCTTCTGTGGTGTAGAGCTAGCAACCTTCTTTGGGATTGAATGTTTCACCGGTGCCACCCTTGGTTTTGACACCAAGTCTGGCTTTTGGGCATAAACTTTAGCAGGCGAGAACAAAATAGCATTTTCCCTGATTGAATTGATACGTACAATATGTGGATTCTCCTTAACACACGACCACAAGAACTCATTGGAGAACGATCTGTCTTTCGAGCTCAAGACCGAAGATGCACTAGATGACAAGGATGAGCACGAGCTCGCAGTGGTGCTACCGGCGGTGCAAGAGAGGGAAGAAGTGGAAGAGGTTGAAGTAGGAGGGGAAGGGGGAGAAGGAGAAATCTTGTTGGAGTACTGATGAGGAACGGAAGTTTTAGGAGCTTGTGAAATCACAAGCTTGTCTTGGACATGCTTAAACTCTTCAAGGGAATGTTTCTTGGGTCTGCATGTGCTAATGCAAGAACCCATTTTGATGGATTTTGATTCAGATGCTAGCAAACGATCGAGAAAAATGAGTACTACAGGCCTGCATGTAGAACAAAGtgacaaatttatatatacaaaagccTTAGATATGTATTTGAAaatggaaagggaaaaaaagtggAAGGATGGCTTTTACTTTTCAGACAGTTTGAATTTGGTTGCCGGGTATGAAACCCGTTGTACAACGGTTGTCTTGTGTAGGGGGGGAATGATGCTGGCTGATAAACTTTTATCATTTCCCAGGCTCATTGTATTTTAGGAAGAGCCACTTTTCCTTCGAGTTTTAGAGGCTTCGTATATGTGATGTGGGCTTATCAAGGCTTCGGCTATGCTTCATTATAACTGTTACGTCAGCCCATTTCTCAAGGTAACTGAACCTTAGCCCGTTCTGCTGCAGCCTTAACATCCAAGTCGgactatttaatttttctaaccTGTTAAATGGTTGGATATTGAGAAGAGTAATGGCAGGTAAAAATTTAGGatgtgttgaaaatatttattttttcttttaaaaaaatagaatgcgCAAATCACATTCAgtctttttgaaaagaaatgaaactcataattaaaaaaaatggcttgAACATCGTAGGCATGCAAAAATAATATGCAATTGCAACTgtcataatataatttaggaatggtttggatttagaaataagttgagatagtttgtgaatagtagaataaaagttgaattatttattatattttatgtgaaaatttaataaagttattttgaaatttgaaaaagttgaattgtttattatattttgtatagaaattcgaaaaagttgtaatgatgagatgagatgaattaaggtGGATTGAGATGGGTTacaatacaaacgaggcctctaagcatctttcttttaaatttatggataaaaaatatgttaagcTAACACTTGTCTTAAAAGTTCATTCGAAATTTctattcttatattatataaaataattaatctcaaaaatttaaactaatggaaaaataaaatagattttgattATTTAGGTTCGGTGCTAACAAAATGACATGTTTCAATtcaatttgacaaaaaaaaaaatagattacttCAATTGGGATtacctagttttttttttttttttttgtctttttgggACCAAAAGGATTTTGATTATTCTCATGTATCTTCCTGCCGTCCTTTCTTGGGCATGATCTATAGAATGAGATTTGAAAAGCTGGGCCAGcttgcttgaattttttttaaccgtttagattgagagatgagttgatatCATTTcgtataataaaattatttttaatttaaataataatttttttttttaaaagatgaagaTGTTTTCATATGGGTTCACTAACGACAAAATGAGTATTAtgcttttcaaattttaatttgagtttatttttgcaGATGAAAGAGAAAACCCATCTCGAGATGAAACTTTCTGCTTGATCACAGTGTCGATTTCGTTAAATAaacatttgatataaaattaaattaaagttaaataaaaatattaatattttttattattaactcaagattttataaaaatttgatataaatattttgagttaataatattttttatttttttattttttatgttaaaaatttgagttaataatatttttttatataatttgattttaaaaatattttcatcttataatattattataatatattatttataaatatatttataaatgagtaataataattttttaaattacatacctaatttttttataaatactatGCAATCATTTGTGGGACCCACATCTATCTCCTCACAAAcaacttaaaagttaaaactacaccatctcaacaaaatttttaaaaaccatTTCAATTCACAAAtgatctcattattattcacaaatctcattataattcataaatcatttcaacttatctcattttatctctcagttcatcttcttcttttacttcttttctGCAGTGTTACAGCTAATTAACTTGTTCTACCACTTCTCGTGCGTATCCTGTTCAAACTCCCattggcctctctctctctctgtctctctctctctctctctctctctcacaggcGGAACACCATTCTGAGTAGATGTCATCTTTGCCAAACATTGATCTAAAAATGGATATGAGGGTGTATCCAAAATCTGATCAAAGATACCCATTTCAATTGAGATTGGAAATGGttaatttcttctcaaatcaaAATCCTATCAACGCAGCATTTAAGGCTTATTTATTACTCCTTCAAGAGGTTATTTTGGAAAAgagggtttgaactttgaacgcATTCCATTTACCTCTTTCTTTCTGCCTAAACTAAAAACATTACAAAACTTGAACTGAACATGTATATGTAAagacgtgaaatatttaattaattaaattaacgtGCAAAGTTAGAATTCGAACCTTGGGCTCCTGTCTCATGGCATCTTCAATGTCATTGTCCAGAGGACCTCAGTAAACATGAGCAAGCCCACTTGCGTCTAACATGTCCCTACTTCGAAAACGATTTCAACCTCAAACGTGAACAAGCCCTCTTGCGTCTAACATGTCCCTACTTAATTCGAAAACGATTTCAACCTCAAACATGAACAAGCTAGCCCTCTTGCATCTATCATGTCCCTACTTCGAAAAAGATTTCAACCTCAAACACGAACAAGCCCACGTGCGTCTAACATGTCCTACTTTGAAAACGATTTCAACCTCATTATATTTGTCTTTAAGCTTCTTATTCCAAGTTTATGCAAGATAGTTAACTAAACAATTAAAGCAAGTAACTTGCAGCAAAAATCACGACTATAAGCCCATATTAATCATGACTCGAAATGATTACAAACAGATCAAGATTGACATATTTTCAGTAATGAAAGGGAAGGTGCATTAATAGGTTTGATCTCAAGTCAAATGGAATCCATGGAACTAACCATATGTGTTATAACtcaataagattttaaatgAGAATAGCTAcagacataaaaaaattatataaaaataaatctacaaactgacgtgatttcatataatctgttagatttactttataataaaaataattttacaatttaacgtaccacatcaagtcacactagtttatgagtttacttttatatactATCTTCATCACATCACGTCCTTAATCAATATGACATGGTTGGAAATAGTTGCATGACAAAAGGCACAGAAATTGGCAGGGCAAGTACGCCACCATCAAGATACACCTTTTGACTCCTATTTCCACAAATCATTAGCGTAGAACATTGGGTGCAAACTCTGTGATAATGAACAAACAACTGCGAACAAACCCATATGAGTAAATGTGAACATCAGTTGAACTGTTGAAGATGCCCCTCCTCCCTCCCCACCaccccaaaaaaaacaaaacacatgaaAGCGTGAACATCGGTTGAAGTTTTTCATTTCCTTGTCTATGTCCGTCCCTATCAACATTTTAGATTCGCAGAAGATTGTATGGCCCAACAACAAACTGAGGAGTTAAGTCACTTTTGGAGGACCACCAGAGTTTTGGACCACTTGAATTATATGACacgtccatatatatatatgtgtgtgtgtgtgttgcgTTTACCTATATGGGCATAACACGTATATGGGCatgattaaaaattactttgatGTGTCACACCAATCGGTGTAACTGAGGATGATTATATAATTACCATTTTACACACTTGACTTTCTTCTTCCAATTGACGAACACAGTAATGGTGCATAAACCACACACACCATGGTGTCTGtggatttaatttataatatttatgaacaGTGCAAGAATTTTAAGTAAATGAATCTGACAATAGAAGGAATAGACAACATATCATTAAAACGTCAATTCTATACAACACAAACTATAAAAGGATTGTCCTGTGGAAAGACACCCTTGAATTGCCATAAAAACACATCAAACATCAAAATCCAAGCACGATACTTTAAGGAAATTCATTTATAATGACTAGTAACAGCATCATCTACCATAACAAGAAAATGACCAATTAAAAACAAGACAGAAACAGGAGAGAACACGTAGGGGGCAACTTTAATGCATTGCCAACAGTAAGATCGTCTCTGAGGATGGTGGAGTCCAAGGAAATGGTGGTACTATACTACATGCCTGCATTCTTTCTGCCGTATGATGAATTGGGTTGTGCCACAATCTTTGAGGAGCTGCTAGAGTAGTTTTTAGGCTTGGTAATGGAAACTCCTGAGGAAGAACCACGACAAGAACAGAGAAGAGAGGCAATGAACTGGACGATGGAATCAAACATCATTCTTTTAACTAACCTCCTCTTTGCTGGAATCACACTTCCTTTCTTTGGTGTAAACCATGGTTGTGTCTTGGCCACAACCGCTTCTTCCACATGATCAACCACCTCTCCCATTGTCTTGGCCTTCATTTCTTCGCTCTGGTTCTAGCTGCTTCACTAACAGTCTCTCTCCTGACTTTTCTCTTCCTATCTTCCTCTTCTCAAAGACTTCTACAAAGTTGtaaaaacctctctctctctccctccttatGCTTCAACTTATACTCGTTAACTTTTCAAGTCAGGAAAAGCGAGTGGATAACGCGTAGAGATTCAAAGTCGTTTAGAAGCAGACAAAATCAGTAGTATAACGTGGATGAGGCATTGATAGGGCACATTAATGAAAATCAGGTTGCTTTCAACTTGTACATCTTTCTGCATCTATGATGTATGTACAGGTTTACAATTCGTAGCTTGGCTTTTTTACTTTCAACTGTTTCGAAACGTCCTGCACATTTAGcaattgaaaaatactttaaccgcatacaaattatacaaaaatatatttataaagtcaAGTGACTTGATGTAgtatatcaga
Coding sequences within it:
- the LOC109008216 gene encoding endochitinase A-like, which gives rise to MGSCISTCRPKKHSLEEFKHVQDKLVISQAPKTSVPHQYSNKISPSPPSPPTSTSSTSSLSCTAGSTTASSCSSLSSSASSVLSSKDRSFSNEFLWSCVKENPHIVRINSIRENAILFSPAKVYAQKPDLVSKPRVAPVKHSIPKKVASSTPQKRVRSSSPTPLPRQKSFRRETEGSSPAYSVPNRIQRSPSPSWRYNGDRYGSFLTNTPIESHSKRMVGSRSNTVSSVPSSLRKETLRPASPSNNSSRPRPYLRNREMQIHRVGSKIDEAAVGKAVSDHDMDSIPMEEDIDNPLISLDCFIFL